One window from the genome of Pedobacter schmidteae encodes:
- a CDS encoding relaxase/mobilization nuclease domain-containing protein — protein sequence MVTVMRTGKSIRRSFMYNENKVEKGVARCLFAENYPLNTDQLSQSDRLNLLLQIAAKRESVTHNSVHISINFAPGEQFTTEKLCAIARDYMEEIGLGSQPYLVYQHHDAGHPHLHVVTTKISPKGENINLHNLGKTLSEPVRKKLEEKYNLVRAEDHKRQSFQLKPIDVIKVAYGKNETRQAIAKVLEHVLNRYSYTSLNELNAVLNLYNVHADHGAEGSRINQNQGLVYRILDADRKPIGVPLKASLFYNRPTLKYLAPLFLRGKEKRKPHAERLQTAIALALKNSKVNTLDDFTKNLKRSAIQVVPRINANGRLYGITYVDHFGKCVFNGSDLGKEYSANAIFNRLSGSSIPLSSQKIEPAFLPPVSYRPSSGSSQEQGTLDILFQYENTPEYLPPELRGKRKRKKKQH from the coding sequence ATGGTGACGGTTATGCGTACCGGGAAAAGCATCCGCCGCAGTTTTATGTATAACGAAAACAAGGTTGAAAAGGGCGTAGCACGGTGTTTATTTGCTGAAAATTACCCGCTAAATACAGACCAACTTTCCCAGTCAGATAGGCTAAATCTGCTTCTACAAATCGCCGCAAAACGCGAGAGTGTCACCCATAATAGCGTTCATATCTCGATAAATTTTGCTCCTGGTGAGCAATTTACAACCGAAAAATTATGTGCTATTGCCCGCGATTACATGGAAGAAATCGGCCTCGGATCACAGCCCTACCTTGTTTACCAGCACCATGATGCCGGGCACCCGCATCTTCACGTGGTCACAACTAAAATAAGCCCCAAAGGTGAAAATATTAACCTGCACAATCTCGGTAAAACCCTAAGTGAGCCGGTACGGAAAAAGCTGGAGGAAAAATATAACCTGGTACGTGCCGAAGACCACAAGCGGCAATCATTTCAGTTAAAACCGATAGATGTTATTAAAGTAGCTTATGGTAAAAATGAAACCCGGCAGGCTATTGCAAAAGTACTGGAGCATGTGCTGAATAGGTATAGTTACACCTCGCTAAATGAGCTGAATGCTGTATTGAATTTATATAACGTACATGCAGATCATGGCGCGGAAGGCTCCAGGATCAACCAAAATCAAGGGCTGGTATATAGAATCTTGGATGCTGATCGAAAGCCTATAGGCGTGCCCTTAAAGGCATCCCTTTTTTATAACCGGCCCACATTAAAATATCTGGCCCCGCTTTTTTTACGTGGAAAAGAAAAACGAAAACCCCACGCGGAAAGGTTGCAAACCGCAATTGCACTGGCCCTGAAAAATTCTAAGGTCAATACCCTTGATGATTTTACGAAGAACCTCAAAAGATCGGCAATTCAGGTAGTGCCAAGGATCAATGCAAATGGCAGGTTATATGGGATTACCTATGTTGACCATTTTGGTAAATGTGTGTTTAATGGTAGCGACCTGGGCAAAGAATATAGCGCAAACGCAATCTTCAATAGACTTTCCGGTTCATCTATTCCACTAAGTAGCCAGAAAATTGAACCTGCATTTTTGCCGCCAGTATCTTACCGGCCAAGTTCCGGTTCAAGCCAGGAACAAGGTACACTGGACATCCTTTTCCAGTACGAGAATACCCCCGAATACCTGCCACCAGAGCTACGCGGTAAACGAAAAAGAAAGAAAAAACAACATTAA
- a CDS encoding plasmid mobilization protein — translation MKDKNLKTKWVHFRLTEDEYNTLTGNSKVTTERQLSSYCRKMLTRQPMIKAVRNLSADELLIEFSALNKTLNGLANNFNQSVHKLHTLQLPVQFQKWLLANTADRVKLLESVDEIREMVRKIMQAW, via the coding sequence ATGAAAGATAAAAACTTGAAAACAAAATGGGTTCATTTTAGGCTAACCGAAGATGAATATAATACACTAACTGGCAATAGCAAAGTTACCACTGAAAGGCAATTGAGTTCCTATTGCCGTAAGATGTTGACCCGCCAGCCGATGATTAAAGCAGTGAGAAATTTGAGTGCAGACGAGTTGCTTATAGAGTTTTCTGCGCTTAATAAAACGCTGAATGGACTTGCCAATAATTTTAACCAGTCGGTACATAAACTGCATACCCTGCAACTACCTGTTCAGTTCCAAAAATGGCTATTGGCGAATACAGCAGATAGGGTAAAGCTACTGGAAAGCGTCGATGAAATCCGGGAAATGGTACGCAAAATCATGCAAGCATGGTGA